From the genome of Candidatus Eisenbacteria bacterium:
CGACTCTTCGTTTGAAAGGAGGCTCTGCCGCGCGTGCTCGGCATCCTCATCAGCCGCGATCAACGTGAGCGCGGTGATGTGATATCCGGCGATCCTCGCGGCGTAGCTCGTATCGACCGCGTCGGTTCGGTATCGAAGGCGGACCACGACCCCGTCACCTTCCACGATGCTGACCCGGAGGACGATGTCCTCCCCAAGCTCCCCGCCGTCGGCGGAGATCGGATCGAAGATGGTCTCGAAGAGTGGTTCCGTGAGGCCCAGCTCCCGCTGGAGCTCCTCGATTGGAACGTCTCCGTGCGACCGCAGCTCGAGCTCGGCTCGATGAGCCTCCAGCACCATTGCCCGCCAGGAGCGCGGTTCGAGCGTGATCCGGCAGGGCAACGGTGGACGGCCTCTCGTGGCGACGTAGCCGGTCGAGACCACGCGCTCTCCCGACAGCGCTCCGAGCACCTTGGCGTGCGCGGCCAGCAATACCGAGCTGAACGACACCGCCAGCTCGTCCGCCAGCCGTCGCACCGCGGTCACGATCTCGCCGGGGATCCTAGCCTCGTGTTCGCCCACGCCGGCCACCGGCTTACGGGTCCACCGCGGGAGGGGGGTGAACGCGGCTGCGAGAAGCGCGCGGCTCCAGTAGTCCCGACCGCGCTCCGCGTGAAGTGCGGTGTCACGCAGGCTGATACTGCTCATCTCGCATCTCCCTGGCTGGGTTCCCTCCCCAGCGAGCGTGTGCCGGAACGTCCTCTCCCTTCATGAGGAAGGAGTGGGCGGCGAGAGCGGAGCCGTCACCCATCGTCACCCCGTAGTGGACCAGTGCGCCGACGCCAATCGTGCAGCCGGCGCCAATCGTGGTTCGGTCGGACTTGAAGGTGGCGTCCTCCTGCGAGTGACATTGGATATTGCTGCCGTTGTTGAGCGCACAGTGGTCCCCGATGGTGGCGAGCGTTCGTTCGGGTATGTGGACGCCGTCGTCAAAGACCCTCCTGCCGATCCGAACACCCATCAAACGCCAGAGGAAGGTCTTGTAAGCGCTGCCGTCAAAGGAGTGGAGAAAGTCCAGGGCGGGCACCTTCCACAAGCGCTCGTGCAGCCAGAAGCGCGGGTCGTAGATGGAGCAGTAGGTGGGCTCGAGCGAACGGAATCCGGCCAGGCAGCGCTCCACCAAAACGAAGTACAACGGGGTGACCAAGAGGCTCGCCGCTAGGAGCGCGGCCGTGGCCAAATGTCCCGCGACGTCATAAAGCGCGATGGCGGAGAGGTTCAGTATGGTGACGATGAAGACGCCGAGCCATCGCGCGAAGAGGAAGATCACCATGGTGCGGATATTGTGTCGGTTCTTAGCCGCAAGGCGACGGGGGAACTCCTCGCCGATCCGAAGATGATCGAATCGGGTGTCGCGGTCGACGGTACGTGGAATCTCGAAGCATGGCGAGCCGAGCAGGCCTGTGTTCTCGCGAATCGCGCCGTCCAGCGGAACCATCACCTTGGTCGCGAGCAGGCAGTTGTCGCCGGTCCTGGCTCCGGAGGAATAGGTGACGTCGTTGCCCAGAAAGTTGCGGGGGCCGATCGAGGCGCGGGTCACGCAAAACGACGAGCTCGAGACCTCGTCGTTGATGATCGCCAGCCCGTCGGCAACCATCGTGCCGGTGCCGACCGAGCACAGGCACGGGTTCGCTTGCGTCATCACGAGTCCGAAGTTCGACCCGGTCTGCTCGACCGGGGACAGGCGGTACCCCAACCAGCTCAGATAGTGGACGATGTAGGAGCTGTCGCCGAACAGACGAGCGAAGAGCTTGACGTTGCTCAGGCGCGCGATCGCCCGCTGTACCCGATCGTGGAATCCATATAACGGGTAGGCCCTGTCCGGTTCGAGAAACAGGTTCAGGATGCGAGGGACCGCGACCGCGAGCGGCAGGCCGATGAGAACGGCGCCGAAGAACAAGAGCAGCGAGAGTTCCAGTGCCTCGATCGAGAGGTCCCGCAACGTGAAGGCGGTGGCGTTTGCAGCGCTCGGATCCAGAAGCCTGGCCAGCTCCGGCGCGACCCGCGCGAGCAGGTATGGACTCCCCTCTAGGAATGGCAAGTACACGAGGAAGACCAGCAGCAGGGTGCCGGCACAGAAGCCGACGCGACGCAGCGTGCCGCAGGGCATCGGGGCTACTCTCAGATAGTTCACCTCCGTGCGCTGTGCCGGAGAGCCGTGCCACCGCTCGCCGGCCGGTATCGTCTGGCCGCTGTGCAACGCCGAGGCGTGACCGAGCTGCGTCCCATCGCCCATGGCCGTGTTGATGTCGAGCACGGTCCTCTCCCCGATGAAGGCGTCCCGGCCGATCGTGATCGTCCCGGTCTCGATTCGCCCCGCATGCGCCCGGTAGCACTGGAAGAACGACTCCTTGCGGATGACCGTCCCCGCGCCGATGGTGAGCAGATCGGTGCACACCGGTATGCGCCGGGAGAAGATCACGACGCCCGTGCCGATCTTCGCGCCGAGCGCCCTCAGGTAGAGCACGTAGAGGGGGGACCCGACGAACAGGAGGGCGCAGGGGTTCGCCCGGATCAAGGTCTTGACGATCCAAAAGCGGACGTATGCCGGACTCCAGAGACGGATCTGCCCGGGCTTCCACCGACCGATGAGCACCCACTTCGCCAGGATCGGCATGCTGCACACCAGGAGGAAACCCGCGATGCCGCCCAGGACGAGCCGCCGGTAGATCTCGAGGGTATCCGAGCCCGCGGAGATCCATTCGTAGACTCGGCCGAAGGCGACCACGGCAAGGTAGGTGAACCCGAGATACGCGAGGAGCTGGAGCGCACCGCACGCAACGTACTCAAGCGTGCTCGCCGGTGTCGCCGCCTCGACCGCCGCGGGCCCCGGCGACTCGACCGCGCGAGGGGCGACGTCCGCGAGCGACGCCGCGAGACTCCGGATCGTCGGGTGGCGGTAAACGTCCCTCATCGATATGGGCGGCAGGTCCCCCCGCTTCCTCACCCGCGCGCAGAAGTGGGCCATCACCAACGAGTCGGCCCCTAGCTCCTCGAAGAAATGGCTGTCGACCGGCACGCCGTCGACACGCAGGACGCCGGCGAGCACCTCCGCGAGGACGGTCTCGGTACGTGCGGTGACAGTGCTGCGCGGATCCTCCAGCACCGTCGATTCAGCGGTCACAGTAGGTTCCGCCACGCCGCGGCTCATCGCGCGACCTCGTAGAAGAAATCAGCCAGGCGCATATCCCGTCCTCCCGCCACCGCCTGGTCGTACACCCACTTCCCGACTGCCACGTCGAGTATTCCCATTCCGAAGGGCGAGAAGATGATCGGACGGCTGCGATCGACGGATCGGCGTCCGAGCATGATGTCGGCGAGCGTGCCCGTCACAAAGCTTCTGTCCCCGGTTTGCTGCTCGGCGAGATGGGGCGAGGTGTTCGCCTTCATGACGTGGTCGACGTCGTCGACAACGTTTTGGGACCTCAGGAGGATCTCGGGGGCGAGATCGCGAAGTGAGATATGCAGCACCAGGGGGTTGTGCTCGAAAAGGGCAGGATCGACGACGTGGGGCGTCGATGCCACGGTGGTGAACACGATCAGATCACAGGCCCTGACAAGTTCTGCCGTGTCGGGGGCAACCGTGACGGCGGCGTGCTGCTCACGACGGCAAACGGTGTTCCGGAACTTCTCGCTCTCGACGGGCGACCGGTCGTACAACCGCACCTCATCGATCGCCCACCCCGTGTCGAGTAGAAACTCGTAGAGGTAGCGGGCGATGAGCCCTGTGCCCACGATTCCAAGCGAATGCGCCCGCCGCGAGCGCCCGCCGAGCCAGTACGCGGCGAGGGTGGCCGAAGCGGCTGTCCGCGCCGCGGAGATGATCGAACTCTCGAGAATGGCAAACGGGTACCCGGTGTCGCAGCGGTTGAGCACGAGCACGGCCGAGGCCCGCGGAATGCCCCGCTGGACGTTGCCGGGATAACTCGCGATCCACTTCAGCCCGGCGACCTCGAACCCGTCTCCGAGGTAGGCCGGAAGCGCGATAATCCGACAGTCGGGCTTGTCGGGAAACCGCAGGAAGTGGCTGTCGGGGTTCACCGAATGCCCGGAGGCGTGCGCCAGGTAAGCGCCCCGAACGATCTCGACGCACTCATCCCGATTGCCGCGGATGATGTCGGACACCGTCTGGCCGTTGATGATCGAAAGCGCGAAGTCCACGATCACCTCTAGTGGAGCGTGGTCGCCCAACTCGAATCGAACACAGTGTCGAGATAGGGCGCACCGCGGTCCGCACATAGGAACAGCACGGTGGGACGCTTGGACGCGACCATCCTTGGCGCGTACCGCTTGATCGCCGCGAACACAGTCCCGCTGGAGCCGCCGACGAACAGCCCGTGGTCGATGAGAAGCTCCTGGCAGGCCTGAACGGTCTCCCCCTCGGGCACCAGCACGACGTCGTCGATCGTGGCATGCGACAAGAGCGGCGGGACAATGCTCGACCCAATACCCGGAATATGACGCTTACGCGGTGGGCCCCCGAAGATGACGGAGCCTTCGGTATCGACGGCGATGACGCGAACGTTCGGATAGCGCTCCTTGAGGCGACGAGACACCCCGGCAATCGTTCCCGCACTACTGACGCCGATGAAGACATAGTCGAGGGAGTGGAAGTTGGCACAGATTTCGCCCGCCGTGAGCTTGTAATGCGCCTCCGCGGCGTCCGGGTTTCCGTACTGGTTCGGCCAGTAGGAGTGCGGAATGGTGGCGCACAGCCGGTGCACCATCTCGAGGCGGGTCTTCAGGTATCCGCCTGTGTCGTCGAGGTCCTCGACCTTAACGACTGTGGGGCAGATCCGCCGGAGGAAGGACTCGTAAGTGCTGGAGATCTTGGGGTCGATCACCGGGATGAATCGCAGACCGATCAGGCGAGTGAAGGCTGCGAGAGCGCTGGCAAAGTTTCCGGAGGAAGACTCGATCACCGTCGTCTTGTCGCAAAGCTGGCCTCGCTCGGCCGCCCGTTTGAGGATCCAATAGGCGGTGCGGTCCTTGATGCTCCCGACCGGGTTGACGTATTCGAGCTTCGCGAATAGGTTCATCCCCTCCATGGCCAATGGCACATGCGGGGTGGGTCGTAGGGCATTTCGGAGCAGTTTCAGCCGCGCGACGAGATGCGGGGCCGGCCGGAGTTCCGGACCGACCGTTTGGAGGTTCGCTACCCCGTGCGGAGGCGTCGATGGCCCAAGTCTGCTGTCAGGTGGCAAGTGCATTTGGCATTCCCCTCCATGGCGACCCCCGCAACCCCCACCGTGTAGGAAATATTGCGACAAAGGCGCCGCGCCCACCATTCGGTAGACTACGGTTGTAGGCTAGGGAAAACTACGTAGGAGGAAGGAGGGGTGTGGCGGCGAAGGAGTGCTTGCTGCAACCCCTTGATGCGCCCGTCGAGATCGGCAGCTGTCACCGTTAACCACGGCCAGAGTACAATCCAGGCGCCTGGACGTATGGATCGCAATCGACGCCGAGGCGGTTGCGGCCGCCACGCCGAGACGCTGAGCTTGCAACCGAAGGAGAAATCGATGAGAGAGCCCATCGAAGTTGGTTACGAGGCGTTCGTGTCCGACCAGGAGGAGAAATTCGGAGCGATTCGCGCTGTCTCGCCGCGTGAGCTCACGGTATGGGTCGAGCACGCGGGCGACTTCTCGGTCCCGATCGAGGCCGTCGTGTCGGTTCAGTCGGAGAAGGTCACGTTTGACTGCGGCAAGCTCAATCACAAGCTTCGCGTCGCCATCGGCCACGCCCACGACGCCGAGGCATAGGAGAGACCGGTGACCCCGACAACACTCAGGTGTCCAAGAGCGTCGGCGCCGACGTACGGGAGAAGGCCGGCGCTTAGGTCGCCGCAGACGCGCGTGTGCCGCATTATGCCCCGCGGACTATAGTTACGGGCTCCCCTCCTCCGAAAGGCGATACCAGTCGACGCGCCGCGTGATGATCATCACGATCGTGAGCGCCGCGAACAAGAGAATGGCACCCAGGAGCAGAGCATAGTCCTCCGACTGGAGGATCACGTAGAGGAAGCCGTACAGTGCGCCGAGCACCCCACCCACAACGAGTCCCCGCCGCATGCTTCCCAGAACGTGCCCGACATAGAAGGCGATAAGCCCGACGCACGCGCCGCTCGCCGCAAGATAGGCCGCTGCGAACGGGAGGTGCTCCGATAGCGAGACAAGCAGCAGGAAGAACAGGGCGAGGGCGGCACCGCAGAGGACATACTGGATCGGATGGATCGCCATCCGCCGTAGCACTTCGAATAGAAGGAACGCAACGAAGGTCAGGAAGACGAACAGGAAGCCGTACTTTACCGCCCGTTCGGATTGGGAATACACGTCGACGGGCTGGACGAAGCGAACACCGAGGTCGGAATTGAGGAATCCTGACGCCCCGCCGTCGCGATCGGGAGTGAGAATCGCGCGGCCCATGCTGTCCTGAATACGTGCCATCGCGTCGTCGATCCCGGTCGCGAAGCGCGACAACTGCCAATGCGCGTGGAAGCCCCGCCCGGAAACATTGCGCTCGTCAGGAAGGAACGCGCCCACAAAACTCGGGTGCGGCCAATCGGACGACAGCTCCACGCTGGTGACGGAGCCGATCGGAAGAAACATGAGGCGGTCGGTGCCCATGAGCTCGAGCCTTACGTCGAGCGCCACACGACGGCCGACGGCATGGGAAGGAAGGGCCACACTGAACCCTTGCTGAAGCCAGCCCGGACCGGCGCCTGGACGCGGTTCCAGAGCCGCTGCGTCGAGCCTGACCTGCGGTACCATGCGGATCCCGCGCGGATCGGAGACGCCAACCACGACCTCGGCTCTCGGCTCCTCCAGCAGCAGGCGCTTGTCTGAAACGCCAAGCCGGGGCGGTACGGTAAATTCAGCGGTGATCTCGTTCGCCGAGCGGAACACCGGCACGCGATGGATCCCGCGCTGTCGTGTCTCGACGTGCGCGTTGGAACGGACCGCCAGCGAATCGGGAAGCAAGATTTCCGTGCCTTCCCGCACCTGTTCGACCCCACCCTTCACGGCCGGCGGAATACGCTCGCGATAACGCACGACAATGAGGGGACCGACGAGGGTCTGACTCCTGGCCGTGCTCGCTGCGACCTCGGCGGTGATGGCGTCGCGATAGCGGGCCCGATCCTTGACCACACCCCAAATCATGACGAGCGGCACCACGAAGGCCAACGCCAGAACACCCACGATCAACGCCTTCAGAAGCACATTCCAACGCATGCCACCCTCCAGTTTCGGTAGACCCAGCCGTTGCGCCCGGCAATCGGCGCGATGCTTTGTAGCGTAAAGTACTCCACGGTATAGTCAAGTCGAAACGCCCGCCTGGGTGCCGACGCGGCCCATGGCCCAATGAGCCTCCCAGAGCCGCCATCCTAACGGGTACGATGCCGTTACGTCAGTGCCACTCCCCTTCTGGAGCACGTGCGACATGCCGAGACGCTTCACCATGCCCCTGATTATCGTTGCCGTGACCCTGCTCGGGTCGGCTCCGGTATTGCTCCAGGGCGCCACCCCTCCGAACGCGACAGCACAACATCCCTTCGCGGCACCCCTTCCCGAAACCCCGCTGGCCAAGCCGCTCGTGTTTAACGGAGGCTTCGGGGATTATCGGATGGGCCATTTTCACGCGGGATTCGACCTCGGCACCGTGCGGAAGGTGGGACGTCCCGTGTTTGCGCCGGATCGCGGCTGGATTGATCGGGTTCGGAGCTCCGGAGTCGGTTATGGACGATCGATCTACCTGCGCACATCCGACGGGCGCACCCTCCAATTTGGCCACCTCGATGCCTTCGCCGGCGCTCTCGCCGGGTACGTGCAGCACGTGCAGGACTCCACGGGGCAATACGAGCAGGACCTCTGGCCGTCTCCCGGGCAGTTCCCGGTGCGCGCGGGAGAGATCATCGCCTGGTCGGGAGAGAGCGGCGCGGGTGGCCCGCATCTGCACTTCGAGATCCGGCGCGGGGACGTGGCCTACCACCCGCTACGCGCGGGACTCGTGGTCGTGGACAACGTCCCCCCGAGGCTCGCGACGCTGATCCTCGAGCCGCTGGACGATACCTCGCTGGCCGCCGGGCGGTCGGGGCCCCTTCCGGTGGCTCTCTCAGGCGGAGACACGGTATCGGCGATCGGGAGGTTTCGCGCGATCGTCCGGGCGAGCGATCGATTGCCGAACGGAACCGAGGACACGGTGCCGTGGTCCGTGGGGATCGAATGGGACGGTCGCCGCACGGAGTGCAGGTTCGACAGTATTTCGTGGGCCACCGACATGTCCGAGGAGGAATACGTCTACGACTCGGGACGGGTCACCGGTGGAAAAGGTCTCGTCGTGTGGTCCCCCCGGGGATTCCGTCCTAAAGTCCTCCGCGCCGACGCGCCAGCGGGCGAGGAGGCCGGAACGATCACGATTCGACCGGGCGATCCGCCGCGCGCGCTCGACGTGTGGGCGCGCGATCTGGGAGGTGGTGTGGCTGTGCGGCGCGTAATGTTGCGGCCCGGTGCTGCGCCGCCGCGCGCGTTTCCGGGTTGGTGGAGTGGCAAGGAATCTTGGAGTGGGACGTCTGTCTCTTTCGCATCGCTCCCCGGAGGATTCCTCCGCCTGACGGCTCCGGGCTCTTCCTCGAAGGACGGGCCCGACCTCCAGCTTGGCGCCGAGGCGCGGCATGCCACGCGTGCGCCCGGCGGCTGGAGCGCCACGTTCTCCGTTCCCGAAAGCGCTGCCGCGCGGACCGTGCACTTGCCTCTCGCGCTGCGTGGGTCCGCATCCGTCGCGGCCCTTTCGGCGCGCGGAGGGCTCGTCTGGGCGCGGCGCGAGCGCTCGGGCGCCAAGTTCGAGCTGGCGGACGCGACGGGAACGTTGCGGGTCGGGTTCGCTCCGGGAGCGCTCTTCGAGGACGCGACCGTAGTGGCTTACGCCTACCCTCGGAGTGGAGCGAGGGGCCTGATCGCCATCGATAACTCGTGGCAGGTGGAGCCCTCGCGCCATCCGCTCCGCATTCCCGCGCGAGTCCGCCTTGCCGCTCCTACCGGGACGTCGCTCGATCGGGTCGGCCTCTACCGACTCGACAGCGGCGGCTGGCAGTGGATCGGCTCGGACCGGGATTCGGCCACTGGGGCCGTGGCCGGGAACTCATCGAAGCTCGGCCGCTTCGCTCTCTTCAGCGATGTGGTCGCGCCACGAGTTGCCTTGATCAAACCGCCCGCGCGCACCGCACGTCCCGCACGTGCCCGGCCGTACAGCCGCTGGGCTGTCGAGGCCTCCGTAGTGGAAGCCGGGAGCGGTATCGACGCGAGATCTTCGTGGTTCGAGGTGGACGGGCGGCGCGTACCGACCGAATG
Proteins encoded in this window:
- the creD gene encoding cell envelope integrity protein CreD: MRWNVLLKALIVGVLALAFVVPLVMIWGVVKDRARYRDAITAEVAASTARSQTLVGPLIVVRYRERIPPAVKGGVEQVREGTEILLPDSLAVRSNAHVETRQRGIHRVPVFRSANEITAEFTVPPRLGVSDKRLLLEEPRAEVVVGVSDPRGIRMVPQVRLDAAALEPRPGAGPGWLQQGFSVALPSHAVGRRVALDVRLELMGTDRLMFLPIGSVTSVELSSDWPHPSFVGAFLPDERNVSGRGFHAHWQLSRFATGIDDAMARIQDSMGRAILTPDRDGGASGFLNSDLGVRFVQPVDVYSQSERAVKYGFLFVFLTFVAFLLFEVLRRMAIHPIQYVLCGAALALFFLLLVSLSEHLPFAAAYLAASGACVGLIAFYVGHVLGSMRRGLVVGGVLGALYGFLYVILQSEDYALLLGAILLFAALTIVMIITRRVDWYRLSEEGSP
- a CDS encoding M23 family metallopeptidase, whose product is MPRRFTMPLIIVAVTLLGSAPVLLQGATPPNATAQHPFAAPLPETPLAKPLVFNGGFGDYRMGHFHAGFDLGTVRKVGRPVFAPDRGWIDRVRSSGVGYGRSIYLRTSDGRTLQFGHLDAFAGALAGYVQHVQDSTGQYEQDLWPSPGQFPVRAGEIIAWSGESGAGGPHLHFEIRRGDVAYHPLRAGLVVVDNVPPRLATLILEPLDDTSLAAGRSGPLPVALSGGDTVSAIGRFRAIVRASDRLPNGTEDTVPWSVGIEWDGRRTECRFDSISWATDMSEEEYVYDSGRVTGGKGLVVWSPRGFRPKVLRADAPAGEEAGTITIRPGDPPRALDVWARDLGGGVAVRRVMLRPGAAPPRAFPGWWSGKESWSGTSVSFASLPGGFLRLTAPGSSSKDGPDLQLGAEARHATRAPGGWSATFSVPESAAARTVHLPLALRGSASVAALSARGGLVWARRERSGAKFELADATGTLRVGFAPGALFEDATVVAYAYPRSGARGLIAIDNSWQVEPSRHPLRIPARVRLAAPTGTSLDRVGLYRLDSGGWQWIGSDRDSATGAVAGNSSKLGRFALFSDVVAPRVALIKPPARTARPARARPYSRWAVEASVVEAGSGIDARSSWFEVDGRRVPTE
- the sbnA gene encoding 2,3-diaminopropionate biosynthesis protein SbnA translates to MHLPPDSRLGPSTPPHGVANLQTVGPELRPAPHLVARLKLLRNALRPTPHVPLAMEGMNLFAKLEYVNPVGSIKDRTAYWILKRAAERGQLCDKTTVIESSSGNFASALAAFTRLIGLRFIPVIDPKISSTYESFLRRICPTVVKVEDLDDTGGYLKTRLEMVHRLCATIPHSYWPNQYGNPDAAEAHYKLTAGEICANFHSLDYVFIGVSSAGTIAGVSRRLKERYPNVRVIAVDTEGSVIFGGPPRKRHIPGIGSSIVPPLLSHATIDDVVLVPEGETVQACQELLIDHGLFVGGSSGTVFAAIKRYAPRMVASKRPTVLFLCADRGAPYLDTVFDSSWATTLH
- the sbnB gene encoding 2,3-diaminopropionate biosynthesis protein SbnB codes for the protein MDFALSIINGQTVSDIIRGNRDECVEIVRGAYLAHASGHSVNPDSHFLRFPDKPDCRIIALPAYLGDGFEVAGLKWIASYPGNVQRGIPRASAVLVLNRCDTGYPFAILESSIISAARTAASATLAAYWLGGRSRRAHSLGIVGTGLIARYLYEFLLDTGWAIDEVRLYDRSPVESEKFRNTVCRREQHAAVTVAPDTAELVRACDLIVFTTVASTPHVVDPALFEHNPLVLHISLRDLAPEILLRSQNVVDDVDHVMKANTSPHLAEQQTGDRSFVTGTLADIMLGRRSVDRSRPIIFSPFGMGILDVAVGKWVYDQAVAGGRDMRLADFFYEVAR
- a CDS encoding peptide synthetase, whose protein sequence is MSRGVAEPTVTAESTVLEDPRSTVTARTETVLAEVLAGVLRVDGVPVDSHFFEELGADSLVMAHFCARVRKRGDLPPISMRDVYRHPTIRSLAASLADVAPRAVESPGPAAVEAATPASTLEYVACGALQLLAYLGFTYLAVVAFGRVYEWISAGSDTLEIYRRLVLGGIAGFLLVCSMPILAKWVLIGRWKPGQIRLWSPAYVRFWIVKTLIRANPCALLFVGSPLYVLYLRALGAKIGTGVVIFSRRIPVCTDLLTIGAGTVIRKESFFQCYRAHAGRIETGTITIGRDAFIGERTVLDINTAMGDGTQLGHASALHSGQTIPAGERWHGSPAQRTEVNYLRVAPMPCGTLRRVGFCAGTLLLVFLVYLPFLEGSPYLLARVAPELARLLDPSAANATAFTLRDLSIEALELSLLLFFGAVLIGLPLAVAVPRILNLFLEPDRAYPLYGFHDRVQRAIARLSNVKLFARLFGDSSYIVHYLSWLGYRLSPVEQTGSNFGLVMTQANPCLCSVGTGTMVADGLAIINDEVSSSSFCVTRASIGPRNFLGNDVTYSSGARTGDNCLLATKVMVPLDGAIRENTGLLGSPCFEIPRTVDRDTRFDHLRIGEEFPRRLAAKNRHNIRTMVIFLFARWLGVFIVTILNLSAIALYDVAGHLATAALLAASLLVTPLYFVLVERCLAGFRSLEPTYCSIYDPRFWLHERLWKVPALDFLHSFDGSAYKTFLWRLMGVRIGRRVFDDGVHIPERTLATIGDHCALNNGSNIQCHSQEDATFKSDRTTIGAGCTIGVGALVHYGVTMGDGSALAAHSFLMKGEDVPAHARWGGNPAREMRDEQYQPA